A window of the Lolium perenne isolate Kyuss_39 chromosome 7, Kyuss_2.0, whole genome shotgun sequence genome harbors these coding sequences:
- the LOC127323847 gene encoding 2-oxoglutarate-dependent dioxygenase 19: MASPSHGHFPNHPIEDSGECAGASSRDGIPVIDLDILLNGDAQEQSRAIRDLGRACEDWGFFMVINHGVPEALQEAVMEACKELYSLPREEKAEYIAAGPKDPIRIGTGLFYSDVDDAVCRRDYLKMVAHPEFHCPTKPANLREITMEYSIRTRELLLELAQAISKSLELDGGRVSEALNLESCFQILVGNNYPPYAGSDRVMGISAHSDHGLLTLLFQNGVNGLEVNHNGQWLLAKPLPGSLFIITGDQLEIVSNGRYKAVVHRALVRGEQTRMSFVSMIGPCLDAIVEPVPELARSAPQGMEFRGIKYRDYMEHQQSSRINKKAALNIVRVQHNILTCEGTPNN; the protein is encoded by the exons ATGGCGTCGCCGTCTCACGGCCATTTCCCCAACCATCCAATTGAAGATAGCGGTGAGTGTGCCGGTGCATCCAGTCGGGACGGCATCCCCGTCATCGACCTGGACATCCTCCTGAACGGCGACGCCCAGGAACAGTCGCGGGCGATCCGGGACCTCGGCCGGGCCTGCGAAGACTGGGGCTTCTTCATG GTGATTAACCATGGGGTGCCCGAGGCTCTCCAGGAAGCAGTGATGGAGGCGTGCAAGGAACTGTATAGCTTGCCGAGGGAGGAGAAGGCAGAGTACATTGCTGCTGGCCCAAAGGATCCTATACGTATTGGAACAGGCTTGTTCTACTCTGATGTTGACGATGCCGTATGCCGGAGGGACTATCTGAAGATGGTTGCTCACCCTGAGTTCCACTGTCCCACAAAGCCTGCAAACTTGAG GGAGATCACTATGGAGTACTCGATTCGCACGAGGGAGCTATTGCTGGAGCTTGCGCAGGCAATCTCTAAGAGCCTGGAACTTGACGGTGGTCGGGTTTCTGAAGCCCTAAACCTTGAGTCCTGCTTCCAGATCCTTGTTGGGAACAATTACCCACCATATGCTGGATCAGATCGGGTTATGGGAATTTCGGCTCACTCTGACCATGGCCTTCTCACTCTGCTCTTCCAAAATGGGGTCAATGGCCTCGAGGTCAACCACAATGGGCAGTGGCTCCTCGCAAAGCCTCTTCCGGGCTCACTCTTTATTATCACCGGCGATCAGTTGGAG ATTGTGAGCAATGGAAGGTACAAGGCCGTTGTCCACCGTGCACTGGTCCGTGGTGAGCAGACCAGGATGTCTTTTGTTAGCATGATCGGACCATGCCTAGATGCCATCGTCGAGCCAGTCCCAGAGCTGGCACGGTCTGCCCCCCAGGGCATGGAGTTCCGCGGAATCAAGTACAGGGACTACATGGAGCACCAGCAGAGCAGCAGGATCAATAAGAAAGCAGCGCTAAATATTGTTCGCGTGCAGCATAACATATTGACATGTGAAGGGACACCAAACAATTGA
- the LOC127323846 gene encoding protein DETOXIFICATION 27 translates to MRGHGEEEAAAPLLEAKGASRGATVASEWWAECKLLWRIVGPAIFQRVALYGINVVAQAFIGHIGDLELAAFSIASTVVAGFNFGFLLGMASALETLCGQAFGAKKYHMLGIYLQRSWAVLLIFALALTPTYVFMEDLLLLLGQTPELSHLAGKMSLWLLPQHFGMAMLLPLTRFLQSQLKNWVTAVSAGVALAIHIVVTYLLVHHFQLGYVGAIASANMGWWLVVLGQFFYVICGGCPLSWKGFSMEAFADFWDFIKLSTASGVMLCLENWYYRVLVLLTGYLPNAEIAVDALSICLTINGWEMMIPLGFLAATGVRVANELGAGSGKGARFSIIVSITTSVVIGLVFWCLILVYNDQIALLFSSGKAVLDAVHNLSWLLAFTILLNSVQPVLSGVAIGSGWQALVAYVNIGSYYLVGVPIGIILGWPLGFGVRGIWSGLIGGTAVQTLVLAYLTMRCDWDEEANTASTRMRKWASTK, encoded by the exons ATGAGGGGGCacggcgaggaggaggcggcggcgccgctGCTGGAGGCGAAGGGGGCGAGCCGAGGGGCGACGGTGGCGTCGGAGTGGTGGGCGGAGTGCAAGCTGCTGTGGCGGATCGTGGGGCCGGCCATCTTCCAGCGGGTGGCGCTCTACGGGATCAACGTCGTCGCGCAGGCCTTCATCGGCCACATCGGCGACCTCGAGCTCGCCGCCTTCTCCATCGCCTCCACCGTCGTCGCCGGATTCAACTTCGGGTTCCTG CTGGGCATGGCGAGCGCGCTGGAGACGCTGTGCGGACAAGCATTCGGCGCCAAGAAGTACCACATGCTGGGAATATACCTGCAGCGGTCGTGGGCCGTGCTCCTTATCTTCGCCCTGGCGCTGACACCGACGTACGTGTTCATGGAGGACCTCCTGCTGCTGCTCGGGCAGACCCCGGAGCTCTCCCACCTTGCCGGCAAGATGAGCCTCTGGCTGCTGCCGCAGCACTTCGGCATGGCGATGCTGCTCCCGCTCACACGGTTCCTGCAGAGCCAGCTCAAGAACTGGGTGACCGCAGTCAGCGCGGGGGTAGCACTTGCCATCCACATCGTTGTCACCTACCTGCTCGTGCACCACTTCCAGCTCGGCTATGTCGGGGCCATCGCTTCGGCCAACATGGGGTGGTGGCTCGTCGTGCTGGGCCAGTTTTTCTACGTCATCTGTGGCGGGTGCCCACTGtcgtggaaggggttttccatggAAGCCTTCGCCGACTTCTGGGACTTCATCAAGCTCTCCACTGCCTCTGGCGTGATGCTTTG CTTGGAGAACTGGTACTACAGGGTGCTGGTGTTGCTTACAGGGTACCTGCCAAATGCTGAAATCGCCGTGGATGCGCTCTCCATATG CTTGACGATCAATGGATGGGAGATGATGATTCCTCTAGGATTCTTGGCAGCAACTGG TGTGCGGGTGGCAAACGAGCTTGGCGCGGGTAGCGGCAAGGGTGCGCGCTTCTCAATCATCGTTTCCATCACCACCTCCGTGGTTATCGGCCTTGTCTTCTGGTGCCTCATCCTCGTCTACAACGACCAGATCGCGCTCCTCTTTTCGTCGGGCAAGGCCGTGCTCGACGCAGTCCACAACCTCTCCTGGCTGCTCGCCTTCACTATCCTCCTCAACAGCGTGCAACCCGTCCTTTCAG GGGTAGCTATTGGGTCAGGATGGCAAGCGCTGGTCGCCTACGTGAACATCGGATCCTACTACTTGGTTGGAGTTCCCATCGGTATCATACTGGGTTGGCCCCTGGGTTTCGGAGTCCGG GGGATTTGGTCTGGGTTGATTGGTGGAACTGCTGTCCAGACGCTGGTATTAGCCTATCTGACCATGAGATGTGACTGGGATGAAGAG GCAAACACAGCCAGTACACGAATGAGGAAATGGGCCAGCACAAAATGA